In the genome of Pseudomonas sp. HS6, one region contains:
- the rlmF gene encoding 23S rRNA (adenine(1618)-N(6))-methyltransferase RlmF produces MNAPRTPRPARKKPDSATPAKPVEPRKEASLHPRNRHQGRYDFPALIKTTPELAKFVITNPYGKESIDFASPDAVRVFNRALLKSFYGIQHWDIPADYLCPPVPGRADYIHFLADLLASNNDGVVPRGAIVNVLDIGMGANCVYPLIGNSEYRWHFLGSEIDPTAVAAATAIVQSNDLNKVIKLRQQENRKHILIGLLEPGERFDLTMCNPPFHASMDEATKGSERKWRALGKADPKRKLPVLNFGGQSAELWCEGGEARFVTQLIAESANFQHKVLWFSTLVSKASNLPAIETALKKAGVLESQVVEMSQGQKQSRFVAWTFQTKSEQQIWRRERWVRK; encoded by the coding sequence ATGAACGCCCCCCGAACACCTCGCCCCGCGCGCAAGAAGCCTGACTCCGCCACCCCGGCCAAGCCCGTGGAGCCGCGCAAAGAGGCCAGCCTGCACCCGCGCAATCGCCATCAGGGTCGTTACGACTTCCCGGCGCTGATCAAGACTACGCCGGAGCTGGCGAAGTTCGTGATCACCAACCCGTACGGCAAGGAAAGCATCGACTTCGCCAGCCCCGATGCGGTGCGTGTGTTCAACCGGGCGTTGCTCAAGTCGTTCTACGGCATCCAGCATTGGGACATTCCGGCCGATTATCTGTGCCCGCCGGTGCCGGGCCGTGCCGACTACATCCACTTCCTGGCTGACCTGCTGGCCAGCAACAACGACGGCGTGGTTCCGCGCGGCGCCATCGTCAACGTGCTGGATATCGGCATGGGCGCCAACTGCGTGTATCCGCTGATCGGTAACAGCGAATACCGCTGGCACTTCCTGGGCTCGGAAATCGACCCGACGGCCGTGGCTGCCGCTACAGCCATCGTCCAGTCCAACGATCTGAACAAAGTCATCAAGCTGCGCCAGCAGGAGAACCGCAAGCACATCCTGATCGGCCTGCTGGAGCCCGGCGAGCGCTTTGACCTGACCATGTGCAACCCGCCGTTCCACGCCTCGATGGACGAAGCGACCAAAGGAAGCGAGCGCAAATGGCGAGCCCTGGGCAAGGCCGACCCGAAACGCAAACTGCCGGTGCTGAACTTCGGCGGTCAGTCGGCCGAATTGTGGTGTGAAGGTGGCGAAGCGCGTTTCGTGACGCAACTGATCGCCGAAAGTGCCAACTTCCAGCACAAGGTGCTGTGGTTCAGCACCCTGGTCTCGAAAGCCTCGAACCTGCCCGCCATCGAAACGGCGCTGAAAAAGGCCGGCGTGCTGGAAAGCCAGGTGGTGGAAATGTCCCAAGGCCAGAAGCAAAGCCGCTTTGTCGCCTGGACCTTCCAGACCAAGTCCGAGCAGCAGATCTGGCGCCGTGAGCGCTGGGTGCGCAAATAA
- a CDS encoding HU family DNA-binding protein — MALTKDQLIADIAEAIDAPKTTARNALDQLGQIVADQLENGGEITLPGIGKLKVTERPARTGRNPSTGAAIEIPAKKVIKLVVAKGLTDAVNK, encoded by the coding sequence ATGGCTCTTACTAAAGACCAACTGATCGCCGACATCGCTGAAGCTATCGACGCGCCGAAAACCACCGCGCGTAACGCTCTGGACCAACTGGGCCAAATCGTTGCTGATCAGCTGGAAAACGGCGGCGAAATCACCTTGCCAGGTATCGGCAAGCTGAAAGTGACCGAGCGTCCTGCCCGCACTGGCCGTAACCCATCGACTGGCGCTGCCATCGAAATCCCTGCCAAGAAAGTGATCAAGCTGGTTGTGGCCAAAGGCCTGACCGACGCTGTAAACAAGTAA
- the yejK gene encoding nucleoid-associated protein YejK: MPIRHCIVHLIDKKPDGTPAVLHARDSELAESAAIENMLADLNESYNAKQGKAWGLFHPESGAFPFSGWLKEYMEGGKDFTAFSKVAVEHLQKLMEESNLSVGGHVLFAHYQQGMTDYLAIALLHHSEGVAVTDQLDVTPSRHLDLGQLHLAARINVSEWQNNKQSKQYISFIKGKNGKKVSEYFRDFIGCQEGVDGPGETRTLLKAFSDFVESEDLPEDSAREKTKTLVDYASSQAKLGEPMGLEELSELIDEERPKAFYDHIRNKDYGLSPEIPADKRTLNQFRRFTGRAEGLSISFEAHLLGSKIEYDEEAGTLVIKGLPTSLTDQLKRRN; encoded by the coding sequence ATGCCGATCCGTCATTGCATCGTCCACCTGATCGACAAAAAACCCGATGGCACCCCCGCCGTTCTGCACGCCCGTGACTCTGAACTGGCTGAATCCGCCGCCATCGAGAACATGCTCGCCGACCTCAACGAGAGCTATAACGCCAAACAGGGCAAAGCCTGGGGGTTGTTCCATCCGGAGTCCGGCGCGTTCCCGTTCAGCGGCTGGCTGAAGGAATACATGGAAGGCGGCAAGGACTTCACCGCGTTCAGCAAAGTCGCGGTCGAGCATCTGCAAAAACTGATGGAAGAGTCGAACCTTTCCGTCGGCGGCCACGTGCTCTTCGCCCATTACCAACAGGGCATGACCGATTACCTGGCCATCGCCCTGCTGCACCACAGCGAAGGCGTGGCGGTGACCGATCAACTGGACGTGACCCCATCGCGCCATCTCGACCTCGGGCAACTGCACCTGGCGGCGCGGATCAACGTTTCCGAGTGGCAGAACAACAAGCAGTCCAAGCAGTACATCTCGTTCATCAAGGGCAAGAACGGCAAGAAAGTCTCGGAATACTTCCGCGACTTCATCGGCTGCCAGGAAGGCGTCGACGGCCCGGGCGAGACCCGCACGTTGCTCAAGGCCTTCAGCGACTTCGTCGAGAGCGAAGACCTGCCGGAAGACTCCGCCCGTGAGAAGACCAAAACCCTGGTCGACTACGCCAGCAGCCAGGCCAAGCTCGGCGAGCCGATGGGCCTGGAAGAACTCTCGGAGCTGATCGACGAAGAACGCCCGAAGGCCTTCTACGATCACATCCGCAACAAGGACTATGGTTTGTCGCCGGAGATCCCGGCGGATAAGCGTACGCTCAACCAGTTCCGTCGTTTCACCGGCCGCGCCGAAGGCCTGTCGATCAGCTTCGAGGCGCATCTGCTGGGCTCGAAGATCGAATACGACGAAGAGGCCGGCACGCTGGTCATCAAAGGCCTGCCAACTTCGCTCACCGATCAGCTGAAGCGCCGCAACTGA
- a CDS encoding glutaredoxin family protein, giving the protein MLGNVLKKVALVLLVVVVYQNWGKIERVFNPSQMASEQVRANANVVLYTTDWCGYCKQTKRFLDQKGIPFKEYDIEKDAEARKAYEALGGRGIPLIDVNGTLIRGFDPDEILAALK; this is encoded by the coding sequence ATGCTCGGCAATGTGCTGAAAAAGGTCGCACTGGTTCTGCTGGTGGTCGTGGTCTATCAGAACTGGGGCAAGATCGAGCGGGTGTTCAACCCGTCGCAGATGGCGTCCGAGCAGGTCCGCGCCAACGCCAACGTCGTGCTGTACACCACGGACTGGTGCGGCTACTGCAAGCAGACCAAGCGTTTTCTTGATCAGAAAGGAATTCCATTCAAGGAATACGATATCGAGAAGGACGCCGAGGCGCGCAAGGCCTACGAAGCGCTGGGCGGGCGCGGGATCCCGCTGATCGACGTCAATGGCACGTTGATTCGCGGGTTTGATCCGGACGAGATTCTCGCCGCACTGAAATGA
- a CDS encoding glutathione S-transferase family protein encodes MSELILHHYPTSPFAEKARLLLGFKGLSWRSVHISPVMPKPDLTALTGGYRKTPVLQIGADIYCDTSLIARRLEQEKAQPSFFPEGQEMIAASFATWADSVVFQHAVSLVFQPESVAVRFGKLPPEAIKAFLADRAGLFSGGSATRLSAEQAKHNWPTIMARLEQQLQREEGDFLFGEPSIADFAMAHPLWFLKATHVTAPLVDDYPAVSAWLQRVLGFGHGAASEMSSEEALEIARSSTPAALPDEQFVDLNGFEAGQQVVIAATDYGVDPVAGELVFAGREELILRREDERGGLVHVHFPRFGFRIEKR; translated from the coding sequence ATGTCCGAGTTGATTCTGCATCATTACCCGACCTCTCCATTCGCCGAAAAGGCCCGGCTGCTGTTGGGGTTCAAGGGTTTGTCCTGGCGCTCGGTGCACATCTCGCCGGTGATGCCGAAACCGGATCTGACGGCCCTGACCGGTGGTTATCGCAAGACCCCGGTGCTGCAGATCGGCGCCGATATCTATTGCGACACTTCGTTGATCGCCCGCCGTCTGGAACAGGAAAAGGCCCAGCCTTCGTTCTTCCCGGAAGGTCAGGAAATGATCGCCGCCAGTTTCGCCACCTGGGCCGATTCGGTGGTGTTCCAGCATGCGGTGAGCCTGGTGTTCCAGCCGGAATCGGTGGCGGTACGCTTCGGCAAGTTGCCGCCGGAAGCGATCAAAGCATTTCTGGCCGATCGTGCCGGACTTTTCAGCGGTGGCAGCGCGACCAGGCTGTCAGCCGAGCAGGCCAAGCACAATTGGCCGACCATCATGGCGCGCCTGGAGCAGCAGTTGCAGCGTGAAGAGGGTGACTTCCTGTTCGGTGAGCCGTCGATTGCCGACTTCGCCATGGCCCATCCGCTGTGGTTCCTCAAGGCTACGCACGTCACCGCACCGTTGGTTGATGACTACCCGGCGGTGTCCGCGTGGCTCCAGCGCGTGCTGGGTTTCGGTCACGGTGCGGCCAGCGAGATGAGTTCGGAGGAAGCACTGGAGATCGCGCGCAGTTCGACGCCGGCGGCGTTGCCTGATGAGCAGTTTGTCGATCTGAACGGATTCGAAGCGGGTCAGCAGGTCGTGATCGCGGCCACTGACTACGGCGTTGATCCGGTCGCCGGGGAGCTGGTGTTTGCCGGTCGTGAAGAACTGATCCTGCGCCGTGAGGACGAACGCGGCGGTCTGGTGCATGTGCACTTCCCGCGTTTCGGTTTCCGAATCGAGAAACGCTGA
- a CDS encoding GIY-YIG nuclease family protein, translating to MTSLSENPLDADVPVSKSWFVYLVRAANGSLYCGISDDPVRRFAKHQSGKGARFFLSSPAMALVYTERCRDKGDALRQERLIKKLRKSAKECLVASYRPD from the coding sequence GTGACCAGCCTCAGCGAAAATCCTCTCGATGCCGACGTTCCTGTGAGCAAATCCTGGTTCGTCTACCTCGTGCGCGCCGCCAACGGTTCGCTGTACTGCGGGATCAGCGATGATCCCGTGCGCCGTTTCGCCAAGCATCAGAGCGGCAAGGGTGCACGGTTCTTTCTCTCAAGCCCGGCGATGGCGCTGGTCTACACCGAACGCTGCCGCGACAAGGGTGATGCGTTGCGTCAGGAGCGGTTGATCAAGAAGCTGAGGAAGAGTGCGAAGGAGTGTCTGGTGGCGTCTTATCGGCCTGATTGA
- a CDS encoding nuclear transport factor 2 family protein, whose translation MSEEAHSALITRFYQAFQRLDAEAMAACYTDDVVFSDPAFGELRGRDAGDMWRMLTTRAKDFSLTFDNVRADERSGGAHWVATYLFSQTGNIVINDIQARFVFRDGKICEHHDHFDLWRWSRQAMGFKGLLLGWTPLVRNAVRAQALKGLKAFQASR comes from the coding sequence ATGAGTGAAGAAGCCCACAGCGCGTTGATCACCCGTTTTTATCAGGCTTTCCAACGCCTCGACGCCGAGGCCATGGCCGCCTGCTACACCGACGACGTGGTGTTCAGCGATCCGGCCTTCGGCGAACTGCGCGGCCGTGATGCCGGTGACATGTGGCGCATGCTCACTACCCGGGCCAAGGACTTCTCCCTGACCTTCGACAACGTCCGCGCCGACGAGCGCAGCGGCGGCGCCCACTGGGTGGCGACCTACCTCTTCAGCCAGACCGGCAATATCGTCATCAACGATATTCAGGCGCGCTTCGTTTTCCGCGACGGCAAGATCTGCGAACACCACGACCACTTCGATCTGTGGCGCTGGTCGCGTCAGGCAATGGGCTTCAAAGGCCTGCTGCTGGGCTGGACGCCGCTGGTGCGCAACGCCGTCCGCGCCCAGGCGCTGAAAGGGCTGAAGGCCTTTCAGGCAAGTCGCTGA
- a CDS encoding CynX/NimT family MFS transporter: MNPETEKTMSRPEAVNAPKRTAELEELLIDAEADDEQVQQSHPLVRRPWLLLLGLILVALNLRPALSSMAPLLNDVSKSLGLSAAQAGLLTTLPVLCLGLFAPLAPVLARRFGAERVVLGILLTLAGGIILRSNFGEIGLFAGSVLGGASIGIIGVLLPGIVKRDFAKHAGTMTGVYTMALCLGAAMAAGSSVPLSEHFDHNWAMGLGFWVIPALIAAVFWLPQIGQKHGAHNVAYRVRGLLRDPLAWQVTLYMGLQSSLAYIVFGWLPSILIGRGLTPTQAGLVLSGSVIIQLASSLAAPWLATRGKDQRLAIVVVMALTLGGLFGCLYAPIEGLWGWAILLGLGQGGTFSLALTLIVLRSRDSHVAANLSSMSQGFGYTLASMGPFAVGVVHDWTGGWNAVGWIFGIVGAGAILAGLGAGRALYVQVESEKV, from the coding sequence ATGAACCCTGAAACCGAGAAAACCATGTCCCGCCCTGAAGCCGTCAACGCCCCGAAGCGCACCGCCGAACTGGAGGAGTTGCTGATCGACGCCGAGGCCGACGACGAGCAGGTTCAGCAAAGTCATCCGCTGGTACGTCGCCCGTGGCTGTTGCTGCTGGGGCTGATTCTGGTGGCGTTGAACCTGCGTCCGGCGCTGTCGAGCATGGCGCCGCTGCTCAATGACGTCTCGAAAAGCCTTGGTTTGTCCGCCGCTCAGGCGGGTTTGCTGACGACGTTGCCGGTGCTGTGCCTCGGTCTGTTCGCGCCGTTGGCTCCGGTGCTGGCACGGCGTTTCGGTGCCGAGCGGGTGGTGCTGGGGATACTTCTGACACTGGCCGGCGGCATCATCCTGCGCAGCAACTTCGGTGAAATCGGCCTGTTCGCCGGCAGCGTTCTGGGTGGCGCAAGTATCGGCATCATCGGCGTCTTGCTGCCGGGCATCGTCAAGCGCGACTTCGCCAAACATGCCGGCACCATGACCGGCGTCTACACCATGGCCCTGTGTCTGGGGGCGGCGATGGCAGCGGGTTCCAGTGTGCCGCTGAGCGAACACTTCGACCACAACTGGGCCATGGGGCTCGGCTTCTGGGTGATTCCCGCTCTGATCGCGGCGGTGTTCTGGCTGCCGCAAATCGGCCAGAAGCACGGTGCGCACAACGTTGCGTATCGAGTGCGCGGGCTGCTGCGTGATCCGCTGGCCTGGCAAGTGACCTTGTACATGGGCCTGCAATCGTCGCTGGCCTACATTGTGTTTGGCTGGTTGCCGTCGATCCTCATTGGTCGCGGGCTGACCCCGACCCAGGCAGGTCTGGTGCTGTCCGGCTCGGTGATCATCCAGCTCGCCAGTTCCCTGGCAGCACCGTGGCTGGCCACGCGTGGCAAGGATCAGCGACTGGCGATCGTGGTAGTGATGGCGCTGACCCTCGGCGGACTGTTCGGTTGCCTGTATGCGCCGATCGAAGGGCTGTGGGGCTGGGCGATTCTGCTGGGTCTGGGGCAGGGCGGTACGTTCAGCCTGGCGCTGACCCTGATCGTGCTGCGCTCACGGGATTCCCATGTCGCGGCCAACCTGTCGAGCATGTCCCAGGGCTTCGGCTACACCCTTGCGTCCATGGGGCCGTTCGCGGTCGGCGTGGTGCATGACTGGACCGGCGGCTGGAACGCCGTGGGCTGGATTTTCGGCATCGTCGGTGCCGGTGCGATCCTCGCCGGACTCGGTGCCGGGCGTGCGCTCTACGTGCAGGTCGAAAGCGAAAAGGTCTGA
- a CDS encoding FadR/GntR family transcriptional regulator, with product MSDISPLIKRSLVDQALDLLRQRITDGTWQVGQRLPTEPELCAELGISRNTVREAMRVLAFSGLIEIRQGDGSYLRAVVDPMDTLKALSKCSLDQARETRHILEVEAIGLAALRRTDEDLAGLREALGVAGSHYHGDLDSYIACDLVFHRRLVDAAHNPTLSELYRYFSSIVGAQLRQTLNIVPRRQEVFDLHIALFEAVEQRDPERAKALSRQLINEP from the coding sequence ATGTCAGACATTTCTCCACTTATTAAGCGATCCTTGGTCGATCAGGCCCTGGATCTCTTGCGGCAGCGCATCACCGACGGCACCTGGCAGGTCGGTCAACGCCTGCCGACCGAGCCCGAGCTGTGCGCCGAGCTGGGCATCAGCCGCAACACCGTGCGCGAGGCCATGCGGGTATTGGCGTTCTCCGGGTTGATCGAGATCCGCCAAGGCGACGGCAGCTACCTGCGGGCGGTGGTCGATCCGATGGACACGCTCAAGGCGCTGTCCAAGTGCTCACTGGATCAGGCCCGGGAAACCCGGCACATCCTTGAAGTCGAAGCCATAGGCCTGGCGGCGTTGCGCCGCACCGATGAGGATCTGGCGGGCCTGCGTGAGGCGCTTGGTGTTGCCGGCAGCCACTATCACGGTGATCTCGACAGCTACATCGCCTGTGACCTGGTGTTTCACCGTCGACTGGTGGACGCCGCGCACAACCCGACCCTCAGCGAGCTGTATCGCTATTTCTCCAGCATCGTCGGCGCGCAATTGCGCCAGACCCTGAACATCGTCCCTCGTCGACAGGAAGTCTTCGATTTGCACATCGCCCTGTTCGAAGCCGTCGAACAGCGTGATCCGGAACGGGCCAAAGCCCTGTCGAGGCAACTGATCAATGAACCCTGA
- a CDS encoding type II toxin-antitoxin system MqsR family toxin — translation MEKNTPHYDLAVIKAEVRRLGKKAFTRSSAKSGEKLGFSFREMQEIVFELQNRMLYKSMTTYDDHRVWQDVYHITSQDQEIYIKVTYRPGGPPVISFKEKNP, via the coding sequence ATGGAAAAGAACACACCCCATTACGACTTGGCGGTGATCAAGGCTGAGGTCAGGCGACTTGGCAAAAAAGCCTTCACAAGGTCTTCGGCAAAATCCGGTGAGAAGCTCGGCTTTAGCTTCAGAGAGATGCAAGAGATCGTTTTCGAGTTACAGAACAGGATGTTGTACAAATCCATGACCACTTATGACGATCATCGAGTTTGGCAGGACGTTTATCACATCACTTCACAAGATCAGGAGATTTACATCAAGGTGACCTACCGCCCAGGCGGCCCACCGGTAATTTCCTTCAAGGAGAAAAACCCATGA
- a CDS encoding type II toxin-antitoxin system MqsA family antitoxin, protein MKTQQCVSCGAREGMRHFEGRAETLSVKGMERRVDNLSGWECQKCGEVEWDFDTDSAERFGEAGDELIFAARQMIGDEMRRIRRKLHLTQKETVQLLSGGGHNAFSRYERGEILPPKALILLMRLLDRYPYLLTDAKSLGEGADLRGFTHTVHKEHETLTVS, encoded by the coding sequence ATGAAAACCCAGCAATGTGTCAGCTGCGGTGCACGTGAGGGAATGAGGCATTTCGAGGGTCGCGCCGAAACCTTGAGTGTCAAAGGCATGGAGCGCCGTGTAGATAATCTTTCTGGCTGGGAGTGCCAGAAGTGCGGTGAGGTCGAGTGGGACTTCGACACTGACAGCGCAGAACGTTTTGGGGAAGCAGGGGATGAACTGATATTCGCTGCCAGGCAAATGATCGGTGACGAGATGAGGCGTATCCGTCGAAAATTACACCTTACGCAAAAAGAGACTGTGCAATTATTGTCGGGTGGCGGACATAACGCTTTCTCTCGCTACGAGCGCGGTGAAATATTGCCTCCCAAAGCACTGATACTGCTGATGCGACTGTTGGATCGTTATCCGTACTTGCTGACCGATGCAAAGTCTCTCGGTGAAGGAGCAGACTTGAGAGGCTTCACGCACACCGTCCACAAAGAACACGAAACTCTCACCGTGTCCTGA
- a CDS encoding amino acid ABC transporter ATP-binding protein, translated as MSEAIKKPVGPEGIIQMQGVNKWYGQFHVLKDINLNVKQGERIVLCGPSGSGKSTTIRCLNRLEEHQQGRIVVDGVELTNDLKQIEAIRREVGMVFQHFNLFPHLTILQNCTLAPMWVRKMPKRKAEEIAMHYLERVRIPEQAHKFPGQLSGGQQQRVAIARALCMKPKIMLFDEPTSALDPEMVKEVLDTMIGLAEDGMTMLCVTHEMGFARTVANRVIFMDKGEIVEQAAPNDFFDNPQNERTKLFLSQILH; from the coding sequence ATGAGCGAAGCAATCAAAAAGCCAGTGGGCCCTGAAGGCATCATTCAGATGCAGGGCGTGAACAAGTGGTATGGCCAGTTCCACGTGCTGAAAGACATCAACCTCAACGTCAAGCAGGGCGAGCGTATCGTGCTGTGCGGCCCGTCGGGCTCTGGCAAGTCCACCACCATCCGCTGCCTGAACCGTCTGGAAGAGCACCAGCAGGGCCGCATCGTGGTCGATGGCGTCGAACTGACCAACGACCTCAAGCAAATCGAAGCGATCCGCCGTGAAGTCGGCATGGTGTTCCAGCACTTCAACCTGTTCCCGCACCTGACCATTCTGCAGAACTGCACCCTGGCGCCGATGTGGGTGCGCAAGATGCCCAAGCGCAAGGCTGAAGAAATCGCGATGCACTATCTGGAGCGCGTACGCATTCCGGAACAGGCGCACAAGTTCCCGGGGCAACTGTCCGGCGGTCAGCAACAGCGTGTGGCGATTGCCCGCGCGCTGTGCATGAAACCGAAAATCATGCTGTTCGACGAACCGACCTCGGCGCTCGACCCGGAGATGGTGAAGGAGGTTCTCGACACCATGATCGGCCTGGCCGAAGACGGCATGACCATGCTCTGCGTAACCCATGAAATGGGCTTCGCTCGTACCGTGGCCAACCGCGTGATCTTCATGGACAAAGGCGAAATCGTCGAGCAGGCGGCACCGAACGACTTCTTCGACAATCCGCAGAATGAGCGGACGAAGTTGTTCCTGAGTCAGATTCTGCATTGA
- a CDS encoding amino acid ABC transporter permease, whose protein sequence is MSTHTFKPDMPPPAKVFGPMAWIRANMFSSWLNTLLTLFAFYLIYLVIPPLLSWAIFDANWVGTTRDDCTKAGACWVFIEQRFGQFMYGYYPADLRWRVDLTVWLAVIGVAPLFIKRVPRKAMYGLSFLVVYPIVAWCLLHGGVFGLDTVATSQWGGLMLTLVIATVGIAGALPLGIMLALGRRSNMPAIRVVCVTFIEFWRGVPLITVLFMSSVMLPLFLPEGMNFDKLLRALIGVILFQSAYVAEVVRGGLQAIPKGQYEAAAAMGLGYWRAMGLVILPQALKLVIPGIVNTFIALFKDTSLVIIIGLFDLLNSVKQAAADPKWLGMATEGYVFAALVFWIFCFGMSRYSMHLERKLDTGHKR, encoded by the coding sequence ATGAGTACTCATACTTTCAAACCCGACATGCCACCGCCGGCCAAGGTCTTCGGCCCGATGGCGTGGATCCGCGCGAACATGTTCTCCAGCTGGCTCAACACCCTGCTGACCCTGTTTGCGTTCTACTTGATCTATCTGGTGATTCCGCCACTGCTCAGCTGGGCGATCTTCGATGCCAACTGGGTCGGCACCACCCGCGACGACTGCACCAAGGCGGGCGCCTGCTGGGTGTTCATCGAGCAGCGTTTCGGCCAGTTCATGTACGGCTACTACCCGGCGGATCTGCGCTGGCGCGTGGACCTGACCGTGTGGCTGGCGGTCATCGGCGTAGCTCCGCTGTTCATCAAACGCGTTCCGCGCAAAGCGATGTACGGTCTGAGCTTCCTGGTGGTGTATCCGATCGTTGCCTGGTGCCTGCTGCATGGCGGCGTCTTCGGCCTCGACACCGTGGCGACCAGCCAGTGGGGCGGCCTGATGCTGACCCTGGTGATCGCCACCGTCGGTATCGCCGGTGCGTTGCCGCTGGGGATCATGCTGGCGCTGGGACGACGCTCGAACATGCCGGCCATTCGTGTGGTCTGCGTGACGTTCATCGAGTTCTGGCGCGGCGTGCCGCTGATCACCGTGCTGTTCATGTCGTCGGTGATGCTGCCGCTGTTCCTGCCTGAAGGCATGAACTTCGACAAGCTGCTGCGGGCACTGATCGGCGTGATCCTGTTCCAGTCGGCCTACGTCGCCGAAGTGGTGCGCGGCGGTCTGCAAGCGATCCCCAAAGGTCAGTACGAAGCCGCTGCCGCGATGGGCCTCGGTTACTGGCGCGCCATGGGCCTGGTGATTCTGCCGCAAGCCCTGAAACTGGTGATTCCCGGCATCGTCAACACCTTCATCGCGCTGTTCAAGGACACCAGCCTTGTGATCATCATCGGCCTCTTTGACCTGCTCAACAGCGTCAAGCAAGCCGCTGCCGATCCGAAATGGCTGGGCATGGCCACCGAAGGCTACGTGTTCGCCGCCCTGGTGTTCTGGATTTTCTGTTTTGGTATGTCGCGCTATTCCATGCATCTGGAACGCAAGCTCGACACTGGCCACAAGCGTTAG